The nucleotide window GTGCAACGTTAGCAAGCCTCAACGGCGGCAAGTGCTGTACAGTATAAAGGGAACTTGTCAACAAGATGGCATGGCCGGGGTGATGCATCTGTCACGGCCCTTCGGACTAGTTACTCTCTCCGGCGCTGAGGGCTATTACCACCTCATGGACTGGACTTTGTCGCAATCTAGCTAACTTTCAGGCATCTCAGTCGTACAACGTGGGTTCGCGGGGTTGGTGTCATAGTCACACTTCTGAACTTCACTTTCACGATGCTTGCAAAGTAGTACGCGACGCTTGTCAACTCCATCTATCGGCTTCACGCCTTGTAATACTGTTCCTCGGTCGAGTCTCTATTGAAGTCCAGCCAGCGGTATATACATTCAACCATTCATTAACAGGTCGAACATGTACTCTGATGGCATCCCTCACAGCCTCATGGTGAGGCTTCCGGACACAAGCTCCGACTCGCAATCCCGCATACAGAAATGACCAGTCGAGTACGTCCATCGTCCGCATTGATCATATCTCTGTACTTGTGTCTCATTCCTCATGTCAGACTTGGGAGCGAGTCGTTGACAAATGCAGCTTCCAGGCTGAACCCCACGGCGCCACGActcgcaccaccaccgcctccccgCGCAAACTGTTCTCCATTGTCCTCGTCAAGGCGACATGCCCTTCTTCTGTGCGCGCCGAGACCTGCGGTGTTCCATGAAGGCAAGTGATCTCTCACCGAAAGCAAGTGAGCGGTATAGTGGCCCCGGGTTACCTAGGCTTACTGTGTCTGCGCGTTATTGAGACATTGGCTGGATGGAGCGAGTCAAGCCAGATGGCGATGACCGATGGGAGACTCCGAGCAGGTGGCAAACGGTCTCGGACAAGTATATAAATCGCCCTCCTCCAACCCCCCATTGTAGTCCAAAACGCCTCAGACGCAACACATCACAACTATCCAAGGACAAGCCAACAGCGCTCCTCGCCACCATCAAGTCAACATGCCTCAAATCCCGGGAACGTTTTACCGCCAGTCCTCCAGCGTGATCATCGCAACATTCGTCATCAGCTCCGGTTCGCAAACGGGCACGTATACTTTCTTCGGCACGCTCCTCAGCACAGTCAACCCCTTCACAACCAACAATGTCACCCTCCAGTACAGCGACATCGGCAAGTTGGTAGGGCACCATCAGTTCAACGGCTACTTCGGGGAGCAGAAATTCGAGCTCATTCTCGAAAACGGCCCGATTATCTCGGGTGACATAAACGCCCCTTTCTACATCCCACCCACATCCATCTCTGGGTACGGAGTCTGGGAGCCGTCGGATTAAGTACGCTTTTCCCTCTCGTGTTTCGAACTCGCCGTGCTCTCTCTAACAGAAATAAACGCAAGGGCAAATTACCTTGTGCGGAATGAACGCCTCCTCAGATTGTTTGCGAGCGGCAAAGGCGGGAGCGTTGGTCGGTGAGCTGATACAGACGGTGTAGGCAGGGGCCTCGGTGCTGGTTTTTGTTCCCCATCTCGGGGTTTTCCCTTCACTGTAGTGCGAATGCAGAGGCTGCAATAGATTCAAGTGACGCTCGCTACGGCATTACATGGCAATCTGAAGCAGACGCTCGCAAACGCTGCCATTGGTACATGCAAGTCGGAGACAACATCGTCTACCCGCCCATCAGCTTCCATCCAAGCTCATCCGGCTCCTCGCGGCAGCACGACGTCAACCCCTATCGCTCAGGTCCACATTCCCACGAACACCCTCGATGTATAAATGGCACGGCCCTCTCATGCTCCGCCATGCTCAGCGGCCGCACCGTCAACCTTTGCCCCTGGCCGGCTCCTTCGGCGGCAGGCTCGTAGGTGCCCAGATCCCGCCACTCCAGCCATTCGAGCCGCGGTACAACAAGCGGCCGCCTACACCGCGAACAACCGAGCCCACCGGCCTCTCTCTGTAGCGTTGCCCGTCGCAACAGTTGCCGCAGCCAGGGCAGACCATCGGGGATGTAAAACTCCAGATCCGCGAGCTGGCTACTCCTGGAGCAGCTCAGAAGGGCTGCCTCGACGAGTGTAGGCACAACACTGGGTCGAGATGAgtctcgccgcgcagccgctgcGCCCTGTGAGGATGCCGGCAAATCATCATGCGTGCCCGCATCTACCGCAATCATCCGCACGTTCTCATCAAAGGGCAGCCTAAACCCGGAGAGCACCTCCCCTCGGGAATCGCAAACTTGCAGCGGCGAGCGTCCGCGGTGCGTAGAAGCGAAGTGCGGCATCGAGTGACCCTCGCGCTGTGAGTGATGTTCAAGGGCTTGCGTTGTATCCGAGCTGCGTGAAAAGGGTTCCTCCGGCTCATAGAACGAGTTTGGATGCAACACCAACGTACGCAGCTTCGAGTCTGGTCCCAACAGGTCGACAAGTTCCGCGGGGAGGTGTCGCAGCCGGTTTTGCGATACATTGAGCTCCCGCAGGTTCCGCAGCTTgcagatggcgggcggcagctctgTCAACTTGTTGCCGCGGAGAGACAGGATGGTGAGGTGCGTCAGGTCGAACAAGGCGCCGGGGAGCGTCCGTAATCGATTCATTGCCAGATACATTTCGAGCTCGGGGTCCTTTTGCTCAAAGGCCACGTCCTTTGCGACGACGGGGATGCACTCGAAGGAGCCGAGGGGACTTAGTGTTTCACTTGACAGTTCTTCCAGGCCCAATCGCCAAAAGTCAAGCTGCTCAATTCCGCCATCGAGGCACGTGCGGATCCTGTCCCGCAccgccagctccgcctcggaGACGCGCCGGACAGGCTGCTTGTCCTGCAGCTGGGGAAGTCTGAAACGCGTGGGAAGCTCCAGCTCATCagcgaggtcctcgccgtcggtgcCATCACTGCCCAGGAATACACCACTGTCGACCTGCCGCGCCAGAGTGCGCTTCTGGCCCCCCTTGGGGATGACGATCGCGTCGGAAAAGGTCGAGTCGGACGAcgctggctgctgctggaacCAAGAGCCGACGTAACGCTTCttgcggcggccctcgacgtaGTTATCCAGTCCCGGATCATCGTCGCTCGAGAAGACTGCCGGATCGCTTGAGTTATAGCCGACGGAGGGCGAGTAGCGGGACCGCTGGGCGCGCACGCGCTTGCGCGGGTTGTTGGAGAAGGTCTGCGAGTGCTCGTCCCACGACACGGCGGTGAGCCGCGGCAGGGACGGTTCGTCTGACATGGCGATGAGTGAAGCAATTCAAGCAATGATGATCGGCACGCTCAATATAGACGCGCGCGAACGAGTACGCAATAGGTAGAAGCTGAGACAAAACGTGGAGATATTAAAAGCGATAGCGGGACGAAATGTTGACGAAGGCTAGATAGAGGCGATGGgagacgcgacgcgacgcgccgTAGGTGTCAGAGGTGGGTAGGCGGGAGAGGCGGGCAACTAGAGGCAGTGGGTCCTCACTGATCAGGGTCCAGCTCAGGGCAATTCAGCTCCAAGGTTGGTTCCTGGCAGGTGCCTCAGTGGGCCCCCTAGCACGCAACCGGCGGAGGGAGCCCCCGCGCTCGCGTGCCAAAGCCGTGCCTCAACTGCCCTGGCTTTCGACGGGTGGGCCCGACGTTATCAGATCCGTCTCCACACGTCGGCTTCCGCCCTGCATTCCGAAGTCAacacgccgcgctcgacctcggccacATGCCCGATTCCGGATGCCATTGTCTATTCAAAGACGGCACGTATATGCCATCGGCGTTTTTCTCTATCGCTCGCTATCGTTAAGTACGTGATAACGGTATCGGGCCCCACGACTACATGTCGCAGACACCAAGCATCGCGCCTCACATGCAAACCAACAACTTAACACCGGGTTCTCCCATTTCCCATCCATGCTTCCGACTCCCTACAGCGAGAACCCAACCCCGCGCACGACATCGCCCTTATTATAGAACTCGCTCTTAGGAAGCAGCTCGCTAACGACCCACCGTGCCGTCTGCGTGTGCCCTGAGCCGTGCCCAAAGGGCTCGTGCGTCTTCTCTCTTCGGAGCCTTGTGTCGACGCTCAGGCTGGCCACAGCGTCCGTCACATGGCCGACGTCTCGTCGTTCGGCGTCGTACCCGTCTTCGTGTCGCGGAAACGACGAGAgcccctcggccagcgcctgAAGCGACACGACCTGGTCCTGCAAGTGTTCGTCCACTGTGCCGGCCATCTCCACCTCCTCGTAGAGACGCTTGCACAGCGTTCGCGACAGCTGGGACACGAGCACGTCCCTTGACTTGGCCTTTTTGGGCATCGACCAGAGGACATCCCTCGCCCACCGAATCCCTGCCGCGGACTTagccaccagcagcactGACCACCGCGCGTCGTCTCGCGAATCCTCCATCAGCTTGAAGTGCACGTCGGCGTCCGGGAATAGGGTGCCCAGATCTCTTGCCACGTTGCTCTGCAGCGTCTCGTGTGCCCATTGAGGCACGATGATGCTCACGTccacgcgctcgacgcggtACGAGTCCGGGTAAGTGTACGCCGGTGGCGACACGTACCGTAACTTTTGGCCACGCGGCACGGGATGTATCTGTAGCCAGATATTTCCCTTCGATTTGGACCCCAGGCTCCAtccgcgctgccgcagctccCTCTCGACCCGAACACCGAAGCGCTCCTCCAGCGTTGGCATGAGCACTTGGTCAAAATATTCGTAGCTCAGCGACCACGCGACGTTGGTGCCGCCCGAAATGTCCAGCTCTAACGGCTCGTCCCCTTCGCAGCTCGCAAACAGGGCGTACGGGAAGATGGCCTGCAGCACGAGcagggcgctggcggcatcCGACTCGGCTGAGATGCTGAACCGCCGCTTGCCTCCCTCCGATGTGAGTTGCAAGGGCGACCGCCGCGGGACAAAGGTCAGCGTCTTggagccgacggcgaggcctgTCGTCTGAGCGTCTGTGACGGAGGCGAGCCACGCAATCGAGGTGACGTGCTGGCTCttgaggccgccgccacggccaccctGGCGATTGCCACGAACGTTGGTGATTGTTACGGGCTGAAAGGTGAGAGctgcgaggccgacggcaaggcgcaCGAGTTGTCCGCCCCCTTCGCCTGTTCTGCCATCAAGCTCAATGGGCTTCATGGCGGCTCCTTTGAATGACGGAGCACCAACGTATGGTTTCAGCTGTTTTGCACTGCTCAGCCTTTCATTTTTCTGACGGACCCGCGTTTGGAAAAATGGGAACTTGCACTCAGATGTGGTAATTGAACGTTTGGGGGATTGAGGGGACGGCGAAGTGCCCTAAGCGCC belongs to Purpureocillium takamizusanense chromosome 1, complete sequence and includes:
- a CDS encoding uncharacterized protein (EggNog:ENOG503PQVH), yielding MPQIPGTFYRQSSSVIIATFVISSGSQTGTYTFFGTLLSTVNPFTTNNVTLQYSDIGKLVGHHQFNGYFGEQKFELILENGPIISGDINAPFYIPPTSISGYGVWEPSD
- a CDS encoding uncharacterized protein (EggNog:ENOG503Q65F~COG:K), which translates into the protein MSDEPSLPRLTAVSWDEHSQTFSNNPRKRVRAQRSRYSPSVGYNSSDPAVFSSDDDPGLDNYVEGRRKKRYVGSWFQQQPASSDSTFSDAIVIPKGGQKRTLARQVDSGVFLGSDGTDGEDLADELELPTRFRLPQLQDKQPVRRVSEAELAVRDRIRTCLDGGIEQLDFWRLGLEELSSETLSPLGSFECIPVVAKDVAFEQKDPELEMYLAMNRLRTLPGALFDLTHLTILSLRGNKLTELPPAICKLRNLRELNVSQNRLRHLPAELVDLLGPDSKLRTLVLHPNSFYEPEEPFSRSSDTTQALEHHSQREGHSMPHFASTHRGRSPLQVCDSRGEVLSGFRLPFDENVRMIAVDAGTHDDLPASSQGAAAARRDSSRPSVVPTLVEAALLSCSRSSQLADLEFYIPDGLPWLRQLLRRATLQREAGGLGCSRCRRPLVVPRLEWLEWRDLGTYEPAAEGAGQGQRLTVRPLSMAEHERAVPFIHRGCSWECGPER
- a CDS encoding RNA 3'-terminal-phosphate cyclase (ATP) (EggNog:ENOG503P2EM~COG:A), producing MKPIELDGRTGEGGGQLVRLAVGLAALTFQPVTITNVRGNRQGGRGGGLKSQHVTSIAWLASVTDAQTTGLAVGSKTLTFVPRRSPLQLTSEGGKRRFSISAESDAASALLVLQAIFPYALFASCEGDEPLELDISGGTNVAWSLSYEYFDQVLMPTLEERFGVRVERELRQRGWSLGSKSKGNIWLQIHPVPRGQKLRYVSPPAYTYPDSYRVERVDVSIIVPQWAHETLQSNVARDLGTLFPDADVHFKLMEDSRDDARWSVLLVAKSAAGIRWARDVLWSMPKKAKSRDVLVSQLSRTLCKRLYEEVEMAGTVDEHLQDQVVSLQALAEGLSSFPRHEDGYDAERRDVGHVTDAVASLSVDTRLRREKTHEPFGHGSGHTQTARWVVSELLPKSEFYNKGDVVRGVGFSL